In one window of Streptomyces sp. NBC_01224 DNA:
- a CDS encoding GNAT family N-acetyltransferase, translating into MSDLHIRCADLIDIDPVLRFWHEAAEGTSISDDHDGVARLISRDPGALLLAEHDGLLTGTVIAGFDGWRCSAYRLAVHPDCRRQGIATALMEAAEQRFVSLGGRRVDAMVLEANERAHHTWAAGGYHREDRWRRWVKPLTD; encoded by the coding sequence ATGAGTGATCTCCACATCCGCTGCGCCGACCTCATCGATATCGACCCCGTGTTGCGGTTCTGGCACGAAGCCGCGGAAGGAACGAGCATCAGCGACGACCACGACGGGGTGGCGCGACTCATCTCAAGGGACCCCGGGGCCCTGCTTCTCGCAGAGCACGACGGCCTTCTCACGGGAACCGTCATAGCCGGTTTCGATGGTTGGCGATGCTCCGCCTACCGGCTGGCCGTACACCCGGACTGCCGTCGGCAAGGCATCGCCACCGCCTTGATGGAAGCAGCGGAACAGCGGTTCGTCTCCCTGGGCGGGCGACGGGTGGACGCCATGGTCCTGGAAGCCAACGAACGGGCACATCACACGTGGGCTGCGGGTGGCTACCACCGCGAGGATCGCTGGCGGCGGTGGGTGAAGCCCCTCACGGACTGA
- a CDS encoding SpoIIE family protein phosphatase encodes MARRFGRFRNAPVRSLTEKHPWSLAGQVFALQVALVVFLVAAAVLALLLQSRHDTNAEARQRSVAVAETFAHSPGVLAALKSPDPSKVLQPLTEAARKAAGVDFIVVTDTKGIRYTHPQPSQIGKRFVGTIGPSLAGHVYTETVKGPLGHEVQATVPIYNLGHKVVGLVSAGMKVENVTSVVSRQIPIILGTGAAALVVATAGTALVARRLRRQTHRLGPAEMTRMYEHHDAVLHAVREGVLIVGNDGRLLLANDEARRLLDLPHDAEGRHISDLPGLDPGTVELLTSGRAATDEVLLAGDRLLAVNQRPTDRHGGPEGTVATLRDSTELRALSGKAEVARQRLRLLYDAGLGIGTTLDVVSTAEELAKVAVPRLADFVTVDLADSVLHGDEPTSTGADMRRTAIQGIRDDHPLYERGRLIDFLPSTPQARAFGSGRPELVPDLSTAPGWLAQEPERTRRIVEYGIHSLITVPLQARGVILGMANFWRSEKPQPFEEDDLSLAEELVARAAVSIDNARRYTREHAMAVTLQRSLLPRALPQQSALEVAHRYLPALSGVSGDWFDVIPLPGGRVALVVGDVVGHGLHAAATMGRLRTAVHNFSTLDLPPDEILGHLDDLVGRIDQEDVETTAGAVITGATCLYAIYDPVSRHCVMARAGHPLPALVQPDGSVSFPDLPAGPPLGLGGMPFETAELELTEGTQLVLYTDGLIEDRTRDIDVGMELLRQALASHPDRPPEESCQAVLGELLPSRPKDDVALLIARTRAIPPDHVADWDVPFDPAAVAGMRAAVAEKLDDWGLSELAFAMELVLSELITNAIRHGSAPVTMRLLRDHTLTCEVADSSSTSPHLRYAAALDEGGRGLFLVAQLAERWGTRYTPQGKVIWAELALPRPDGSVDGTAFLNILEAEL; translated from the coding sequence GCCTTGCCGGGCAGGTCTTCGCCCTGCAGGTGGCTCTGGTGGTGTTCCTCGTTGCGGCCGCGGTGCTGGCACTCCTGCTGCAGTCACGGCACGACACCAACGCGGAGGCGAGACAGCGTTCGGTTGCCGTCGCGGAGACGTTCGCGCACTCACCGGGCGTCCTGGCCGCGCTGAAGTCACCCGATCCCTCCAAAGTGCTCCAGCCGCTCACCGAGGCGGCCCGGAAAGCGGCCGGCGTCGACTTCATCGTGGTGACGGACACGAAAGGGATCCGCTACACGCATCCCCAGCCGAGCCAGATCGGGAAGAGGTTTGTCGGCACCATCGGGCCATCGCTGGCCGGCCATGTGTACACCGAGACCGTCAAAGGCCCGCTCGGCCACGAGGTGCAGGCGACCGTCCCCATCTACAACCTCGGTCACAAAGTCGTGGGCCTGGTGTCGGCCGGCATGAAGGTCGAGAACGTGACCAGTGTGGTGTCCCGACAGATTCCGATCATCCTCGGCACCGGAGCCGCCGCGCTCGTCGTGGCCACGGCCGGGACGGCGCTGGTGGCCAGACGGCTGCGGCGGCAGACCCACCGTCTGGGCCCCGCCGAGATGACTCGCATGTACGAGCATCACGACGCGGTGCTGCACGCCGTACGCGAAGGCGTGCTCATCGTCGGCAACGACGGTCGGCTGCTGCTGGCGAACGACGAGGCCAGACGGCTGCTGGATCTGCCGCACGATGCCGAGGGGCGGCACATCTCGGACTTGCCCGGCCTTGATCCCGGCACGGTGGAACTGCTGACCTCGGGCCGTGCGGCCACGGACGAAGTGCTCCTCGCCGGGGACCGCTTGCTCGCGGTGAACCAGCGCCCCACGGATCGTCACGGCGGCCCCGAGGGAACGGTCGCGACGTTGCGTGACTCCACAGAGCTGCGGGCACTGTCCGGAAAGGCGGAGGTAGCCCGCCAGCGGCTGAGACTGCTGTACGACGCCGGGCTCGGCATCGGCACCACCCTCGACGTGGTGAGTACGGCCGAGGAACTGGCGAAGGTCGCGGTCCCCCGGCTGGCCGACTTCGTCACCGTCGATCTGGCCGACTCGGTCCTGCACGGGGACGAGCCGACCAGTACGGGCGCGGACATGCGCCGCACCGCCATCCAGGGCATCCGGGACGACCATCCCCTCTATGAGCGCGGCCGCCTGATCGACTTCCTCCCCTCCACGCCGCAGGCACGGGCCTTCGGCAGCGGCCGGCCGGAGCTGGTGCCCGACCTGTCCACCGCACCCGGCTGGCTTGCCCAGGAACCGGAGCGGACACGCAGGATCGTCGAGTACGGCATCCATTCGCTCATAACGGTGCCCCTCCAGGCGCGGGGCGTCATCCTGGGCATGGCCAATTTCTGGCGCTCGGAGAAGCCCCAGCCGTTCGAGGAGGACGACCTGTCCCTGGCCGAAGAACTGGTCGCCCGGGCGGCGGTCAGCATCGACAACGCCCGCCGCTACACCCGTGAGCACGCCATGGCCGTGACTCTGCAGCGCAGCCTGCTCCCGCGTGCCCTGCCCCAGCAGAGCGCCCTTGAGGTCGCCCATCGCTATCTGCCCGCACTCTCCGGGGTGAGTGGCGACTGGTTCGATGTGATCCCGCTACCGGGCGGCCGGGTGGCGCTGGTCGTCGGGGATGTCGTCGGCCACGGCCTGCACGCAGCCGCCACGATGGGACGGCTGCGCACTGCCGTGCACAACTTCTCCACACTCGACCTGCCGCCCGACGAGATCCTCGGCCACCTCGACGACCTGGTCGGGCGTATCGACCAGGAGGATGTGGAGACGACCGCCGGTGCGGTGATCACAGGCGCCACCTGCCTGTACGCGATCTACGATCCCGTCTCCCGCCACTGCGTCATGGCGCGGGCCGGGCATCCCTTGCCCGCGCTGGTCCAGCCCGACGGCAGTGTGTCGTTCCCCGACCTGCCAGCCGGGCCGCCCCTGGGCCTGGGCGGTATGCCGTTCGAGACCGCGGAACTGGAGCTGACTGAGGGCACGCAGCTCGTCCTCTACACCGACGGGCTCATCGAGGACCGCACCCGGGACATCGACGTGGGGATGGAGCTGCTGCGTCAGGCGCTGGCGTCCCATCCCGATCGGCCACCGGAGGAGAGCTGCCAGGCGGTGCTCGGCGAGCTCCTGCCCAGCCGGCCGAAGGACGATGTGGCTCTGCTCATCGCTCGCACACGGGCGATCCCGCCCGACCACGTCGCCGACTGGGACGTGCCGTTCGATCCCGCCGCTGTGGCGGGGATGCGCGCCGCCGTGGCCGAGAAGCTCGACGACTGGGGTCTGTCCGAGCTCGCGTTCGCCATGGAGCTGGTGCTCAGTGAGCTGATCACCAACGCCATCCGCCACGGTTCCGCACCGGTCACGATGCGGCTGCTGCGTGACCACACCCTGACCTGCGAGGTGGCCGACAGCAGCAGTACCTCGCCCCATCTGCGGTATGCCGCTGCACTGGATGAAGGAGGCCGCGGCCTGTTCCTCGTCGCGCAACTGGCCGAACGCTGGGGCACCCGCTACACCCCCCAGGGAAAGGTCATCTGGGCGGAGCTGGCACTGCCCCGACCCGACGGGAGTGTGGACGGCACGGCGTTCTTGAACATCCTTGAAGCGGAACTCTGA